Part of the Janibacter alkaliphilus genome is shown below.
CCCCGTTGCCGGCGCGAGCAGGGCGCGGCACCCAGGGGCACGAGCTGCTCTGGGGCGGCCTCGTCATGGGCGGCGTCATCAACCTCGCGACCTACCCGGTGCCGGTCGAGAACGGAGCCGTCCGTGTCGAGCACGACTGAGCTGCACCGCGGCCCGCGCGTCGTCGTCGTCGGTGGCGGCGAGTGCGGCGCCCGGGTCGCGCACGAGCTGGCGACCGGCGGGTGGCCAGGGTCGATCGTGCTGCTCGGCGAGGAGGACCGGCCGACGTACGAGCGGCCGCCGCTGTCGAAGGCCATGCTCGTGGACCCTGACCCGCAGCCGGTCGAGCCCTACCGCGACGGGCGGCTGGACCTGCCCGGGCTGACCGTGCGGCCCGGGGTGCAGGTGACCGCGGTGGACACGGCCGCTGGGACCGTGACCCTCGCCGACGGCGAGACCGTCGGCTACGACCGACTGGTGCTGGCCACCGGGGCGCGTCCGCGTCGGCTGGCGGACCTGCCCACCGAGGTGCCGGTGCTGCGCACCCTCGACGACGCCACCGCGCTGCGCGAAGCGCTGGAGGCGGCCCGAGGCACGGGCGGACGGCTGCTCGTCATCGGGGCCGGGCTGATCGGTCTCGAGGTGGCCGCCAGCGCGCGGACCCTGGGGGTCGAGGTCACCGTCGTCGAGGCCGCGGAGCGGGCGCTCTCCCGGGCGGTCCCCGAACCGGTCGCCGAGACGGTGCTGGCCCGCCACCGCGCCGAAGGGGTGGACCTGCGCCTGGCCACGACGGTCAGCTCGCTGGAGCGCTCCGGAGGTCGCTGGCGGGCTGCCCTGTCCGCCGGGACCGAGGTGGCGGCCGACGTCGTGGTGCAGGCGGTCGGCGCCCTCCCGGAGACCACGCTCGCCGAGCAGGCCGGGCTGGAGGTCGACGACGGCATCGTCGTGGACGCGCAGCTGCGCACCAGCGCCCCCGGGGTCTGGGCGGCCGGGGACTGCTGCCGGGCCACGGTGCCGGTGGCCGGGCGAGCGGTGCGGCTGGAGTCGTGGCGGATGGCCCACGACCAGGCGGTCGCCGTGGCGGCGTCGCTGCTGGCCGGTCTGCTCGCGGCCGGCGCCTCGACGGGCACGGACGCCTCGGCGGGCACCGGTGGCTCGCCGGGCGCGGACGGCACGGCGGGAGGCGGTGCGGAGCCGGCCGGTCTGCAGGCGGTGCCGTGGTTCTGGTCCGACCAGTACGACCTGACCCTGCAGGTCTCCGGTCTCGCCGACCTCGCCGAGCGCTGGGTGACCCGGCCCCGCCCGGACGGCACCGAGGTGCTGCTGGGTCTCGCGTCCGACGGTCGGCTGGTGTGCGCCGCAGGAGTCGGCCGGGCCCAGGTCGCCAAGGACGTGCGGATGGCCGAACGACTCATCGCCGCCGGCGCCCACCCGGACCCCGACGCCCTGGCCGACCCCGCCCTCCCCCTTCGCTCCCTCCTGACCTGACCGCCCCACCCACCTCCCCTTTATCGGGTAACCCGATAAAGGCTCCGTCCCTGGAGAAGGCTTCCCCAAGGAACGAGAGGTTCTCCGCACCCCCGACGCACCGCTCGCGAGATCCCCCGTCGCCCAGGTCTCCCCAGGCCGCTCCGCTCGTGCCAGGCTGGTCCGCGACAGCACCCGTCACCGCCGACGAAGGATGGCCCATGCCGACGATCCCGCCCATCGACATCGAGACCCACGGGCACGCCGGGCTGCTGCTCGGGTCGATGTGGGAGCCGCCGACCGCGCCGACCTGGATGGCCGTGCTCGTGCACGGCTACGGCGAGCACATCGGCCGCTACCAGTGGGTGGCCGACCGGCTCACCCACGACGGCGCGGTGGTCTACGGGCACGACCACGTCGGGCACGGGCGCAGCGTCGGCGAGCGGGTGATCGTCGAGGACTTCGAGCTGCTCGTCGACGACCTCGACCTGCTGGTCCGCCGCGCGCACGAGGAGCACCCGGACCTGCCGCTGGTGCTCGTCGGGCACTCGATGGGCGGGCTGATCGCCGCGCGCTACACCCAGCGGCACCCGGACCTGCTCACCGCGACCGTGCTCTCCGGTCCGGTGCTGGGCCGATGGCCGCAGATCACCGACCTGCTGCAGCACGAGGAGATCCCCGACGTGCCGATCTCGCCGAGCTCGCTGAGCCGCGACGAGGACGTCGGCGAGGCCTACGCCCGGGACGAGCTCGTCTGGCACGGACCGCTGCAGCGTCCCACGATCGAGGCCTTCGCCGCCGAGCTGACGACGGTCAACGAGGGCGGACGGCTGACCGTGCCGACGCTGTGGATGCACGGCGAGGACGACCGGCTCGTGCCGATCGACGGCTCTCGCTACGGCTGGGAGCAGATCGCCGCCAGCGACGGACGCGCGATCAGCTATCCCGAGGCCCGGCACGAGATCTTCCACGAGACCAACCGGGACGAGGTGCTCGACGACCTGCTCGCCTTCGTCCACGAGCACGTGTAGACCGGAAGCGTCCGGGACGCCGATCCGGCCGGCCTCTCGGGCGAGCCACACACCCCGTGGACAGTCGGTCCGAGGATCACGCGTTCACGTGATGCGGACCGCTCGGGGGCGAGCACTTGCTGAGCCGGTCAGCAGCGCTCGCTCGAGGAAGGCCGAACGATGCAGGGGTCTGTCAGAACGACCGCCGACGACGGCACCCACCCCGACCTCAGGTCCGTGCCATCGAGCATCCTCGTCGTCGGCGGGACGGGCATGCTCGCGCCTGCCGTGGCGGCCCTGTCTGGCACCGGCCGGACGGTTCTCCTGGCATCACGCCATGCGTCCCGCTCGCGAGTGGCCGACATCCGTGGTGTCGTCCCGGTCGACGCTGACTGGACCGATGCGACCACCTTCGCTCGGGCCGTCGGCGAGACGGCGCGCTCCAGCGAGCCGGTCGGGGCCGCGCTCGTATGGGTCCACCTGCCCCACCGCAACCCTGTCGTCCAGGCCCTCGGAGCGATCCTC
Proteins encoded:
- a CDS encoding FAD-dependent oxidoreductase, translated to MSSTTELHRGPRVVVVGGGECGARVAHELATGGWPGSIVLLGEEDRPTYERPPLSKAMLVDPDPQPVEPYRDGRLDLPGLTVRPGVQVTAVDTAAGTVTLADGETVGYDRLVLATGARPRRLADLPTEVPVLRTLDDATALREALEAARGTGGRLLVIGAGLIGLEVAASARTLGVEVTVVEAAERALSRAVPEPVAETVLARHRAEGVDLRLATTVSSLERSGGRWRAALSAGTEVAADVVVQAVGALPETTLAEQAGLEVDDGIVVDAQLRTSAPGVWAAGDCCRATVPVAGRAVRLESWRMAHDQAVAVAASLLAGLLAAGASTGTDASAGTGGSPGADGTAGGGAEPAGLQAVPWFWSDQYDLTLQVSGLADLAERWVTRPRPDGTEVLLGLASDGRLVCAAGVGRAQVAKDVRMAERLIAAGAHPDPDALADPALPLRSLLT
- a CDS encoding alpha/beta hydrolase, encoding MPTIPPIDIETHGHAGLLLGSMWEPPTAPTWMAVLVHGYGEHIGRYQWVADRLTHDGAVVYGHDHVGHGRSVGERVIVEDFELLVDDLDLLVRRAHEEHPDLPLVLVGHSMGGLIAARYTQRHPDLLTATVLSGPVLGRWPQITDLLQHEEIPDVPISPSSLSRDEDVGEAYARDELVWHGPLQRPTIEAFAAELTTVNEGGRLTVPTLWMHGEDDRLVPIDGSRYGWEQIAASDGRAISYPEARHEIFHETNRDEVLDDLLAFVHEHV